The following proteins are encoded in a genomic region of Oreochromis aureus strain Israel breed Guangdong linkage group 8, ZZ_aureus, whole genome shotgun sequence:
- the acsl5 gene encoding long-chain-fatty-acid--CoA ligase 5: protein MDFIFHFLFSPLPTPIIVSLFALAAATLFYLNTRPSPIRSPTDLNCQTMGIKDGARKSALLEDNNNLISYYYKDAKTLYEVFQRGLKVSGNGPCLGYRKPGRPYQWLKYRQVSDRAEHLGSGLIYRGLKPNSNTFVGIFAQNRPEWIIGELACYTYSMVVVPLYDTLGPEALVFIIDRAELSTVFCDNQKKAETLLQNREKGQTPVLKTIIIMDSFNSELVERGEKCGVNIVSLEEMEALGKSNPQKPIPPKPEDLSIVCFTSGTTGNPKGAMLTHENVVADAAGVLKTIEVSIIPNTQDVTISFLPLAHMFERVVQTVVFGAGAKVGFFQGDIKLLPDDMKTLQPTLFPVVPRLLNRIYDKVQSGAATPFKKWLLNFAVERKYAEVKDGIIRKNSIWDKLIFNKVQDSLGGRVRVMVTGAAPISPSVLKFLRAALGCQIFEGYGQTECTASCTFTMPCDATAGHVGVPLPCNFVKLVDVEDMNYFASNGEGEVCIQGRNVFKGYLKDPERTAEALDEEGWLHTGDVGKWLPSGVLKIIDRKKNIFKLAQGEYIAPEKIENVYVRSAPVAQVFVHGDSLQSCLVAVVVPDPEVLPGFAKNLGFHGSIEELCKIPEVKKAIISDMTKLGKEAGLKSFEQVKDVHLHPEQFTIENGLLTPTLKAKRAELKNLFQSQIDQLYAKIQ, encoded by the exons ATGGACTTCATCTTCCACTTCCTGTTCTCCCCACTCCCAACCCCTATAATTGTCTCCTTGTTCGCTTTGGCCGCTGCCACCCTATTTTACCTGAACACTCGACCAAGTCCCATCCGGTCCCCCACTGACCTCAACTGCCAAACTATGGGTATCAAG GATGGTGCAAGAAAGTCTGCTTTGTTGGAGGATAACAACAACCTGATATCATATTACTACAAAGATGCAAAGACACTCTATGAGGTTTTTCAGAGGGGTCTGAAGGTTTCAG GTAATGGACCATGTTTGGGCTACAGAAAACCAGGAAGACCATACCAGTGGCTGAAGTACCGACAG GTGTCTGACAGAGCAGAGCACCTGGGATCTGGACTTATTTATAGGGGTTTGAAGCCAAACTCCAACACCTTTGTTGGTATCTTTGCTCAGAACAGACCTGAG TGGATTATTGGTGAACTGGCGTGTTACACCTATTCAATGGTAGTTGTTCCCCTGTACGACACGCTGGGTCCTGAGGCTCTTGTGTTCATTATCGACCGAG CTGAGCTTTCCACAGTGTTTTGTGACAATCAAAAGAAAGCAGAAACACTCCTCCAGAATCGGGAGAAAGGCCAGACTCCAGTCCTCAAAACCATCATCATTATGGACTCTTTCAACTCAGAGTTGGTCGAACGAGGAGAAAAGTGTGGTGTGAACATTGTATCCTTGGAGGAAATGGAG GCACTGGGGAAAAGTAATCCTCAAAAGCCAATC CCACCGAAGCCAGAGGACCTCAGCATTGTTTGTTTCACCAGCGGCACAACAG GAAATCCCAAGGGAGCAATGCTGACCCATGAGAACGTGGTTGCCGATGCTGCAGGTGTACTCAAAACCATTGAG GTATCGATCATTCCAAACACCCAGGATGTCACCATTTCATTCCTGCCATTGGCACACATGTTTGAGAGAGTCGTGCAG ACAGTGGTCTTTGGTGCTGGAGCTAAGGTGGGATTCTTCCAGGGTGACATTAAACTGCTGCCAGATGACATGAAAACACTGCAGCCCACCCTCTTTCCAGTTGTGCCTCGACTTCTCAACCGTATCTATGACAAG GTTCAGAGCGGAGCCGCTACACCTTTCAAGAAATGGCTATTGAACTTTGCAGTAGAGAGGAAATATGCAGAGGTGAAGGATGGCATCATCAGGAAGAACAGCATATGGGACAAGCTCATCTTCAACAAAGTCCAG GACTCTCTAGGGGGGCGTGTGAGGGTCATGGTGACTGGAGCGGCACCCATATCTCCCTCTGTTCTCAAATTTCTCAGAGCTGCTCTGGGTTGCCAG ATCTTTGAGGGGTATGGTCAGACAGAGTGCACAGCCAGCTGCACGTTCACCATGCCATGTGATGCCACTGCAG GTCATGTTGGGGTGCCGTTGCCTTGCAATTTTGTGAAGTTGGTGGATGTTGAAGATATGAACTACTTTGCTTCAAATGGTGAAGGAGAG GTCTGTATCCAGGGCAGGAATGTGTTCAAGGGGTACTTAAAAGATCCAGAGAGGACTGCAGAGGCCTTGGATGAAGAGGGTTGGCTCCATACTGGAGACGTTGGGAAATGGCTTCCG AGTGGAGTTCTCAAGATTATTGATCGGAAGAAGAACATCTTCAAGCTGGCTCAAGGAGAGTACATCGCACCAGAGAAGATTGAGAATGTGTATGTACGCAGTGCACCAGTGGCACAAGTGTTTGTGCATGGAGACAGTCTACAG TCTTGCCTGGTTGCCGTTGTGGTCCCTGATCCTGAAGTCCTGCCAGGTTTTGCTAAAAATCTTGGCTTCCATGGTTCCATTGAAGAACTCTGCAAGATCCCT GAAGTTAAGAAAGCCATTATTTCAGACATGACCAAACTAGGAAAAGAAGCAGGACTCAAGTCTTTTGAGCAG GTTAAAGATGTGCACCTCCATCCTGAGCAATTCACCATTGAGAATGGCCTGTTGACCCCCACCCTTAAAGCCAAGCGGGCTGAGCTCAAAAACCTCTTCCAGTCACAGATTGACCAACTTTATGCTAAAATCCAGTAA
- the gucy2g gene encoding guanylate cyclase 2G, translated as MRVMLRGVYCRGTSPMLVLHFTLALTAAASISNGTNGSQPHKLLIAFQAPWNMTFPFSALRLGSAIQIAVEKVNANPTFLGNISLDFVFKDTECSPKESLGAFIHQVWKEKVSALFGPACPEEAEVTGLIASKWNIPMFGFVGQSSKMDDRDIYDSYITVMPPLRRSAEVLVKTLEFFGWSHVALIGGGLDLNTWDKVDALWKTIENPLRAKFKLTAVVKFDTRNPQLVQQNVRYISKVARVIVVLSNKEDTMALLLEAESQGLMNGDYVFFLVQHFEDNLWKNALNSRIDQVAIRAFDMVFIIAQKSYEGYEYYDFFEQVFERLNGHPFRSNLTSQKEVSPYSAYLHDAVLLYAMALKEVLKDGKDPHDGRELLQILKKRSNFQFYGASGLVHFDEEGERNLDYSIYDLQHTGDITKFVPILHFDSHTKNIRPTSMFASVVWPKGRPPPDVPECGFNNEICEWVTNDIALLALLATFPVIGVLAVLSIGVLVLQKLRLQTRLEDSYWWMINYNDITIIREPTGNQGMSLSNSGTHIGSSSSQASLSTNSYDLRDKAGKEHIYTTIGLYQGNQVAIKYTENPVSCNFQKPSIIAEFNMMKEMKHENLVQFFGACIEPPNICLVFQYCKKGSLKDVLKASDVDLDGMFKLSFAYDIVNGMEFIHKSSLKFHGNLKPSTCLVDSRLQIKLSGFGLWEFKYGNKGKMNSLENPNYEEMYWIAPELLRQVGSPLNGTPKGDVYSFAIIMWELMYNSKAGPYQDINLDPKEIIMQLRTPFQGEPLRPVLSEQLVEENINALLKACWSENPDYRPPFGSIRRRLKDISPENHANILDNMVDKLEKYANHLEEVVEERTNQLTVEKTRADKLLASMLPRYIAEQLMSGKSVEPQSYDLVTIFFSDIVGFTSMCSVSSAMEVVTFLNDLYSLFDDIIKMYDVYKVETIGDAYMVASGLPISSGNLHALEISTMALHFLRGIKVFRIRHMPNESLAIRIGIHSGPVVAGVVGTTMPRYCLFGDTVNTASRMESNSLPLKIHVSQSTADILFQAGSFELEERGEIEMKGKGTQKTYWLLNRAGFNPVFTDRGSSPVQTQKPGVTRGEDKRAPKNLTVPPITEPMMPPVHI; from the exons ATGAGAGTGATGCTGAGGGGGGTATATTGTCGTGGCACGAGTCCAATGCTGGTGCTTCACTTCACACTTGCGTTAACTGCTGCTGCTAGCATCAGCAATGGCACCAATGGATCTCAGCCTCACAAGCTGCTCATTGCCTTCCAGGCTCCCTGGAACATGACCTTCCCTTTCAGCGCCCTGCGGCTGGGCTCAGCCATACAGATAGCTGTGGAGAAGGTGAACGCCAACCCCACCTTCCTGGGAAACATCAGTCTGGATTTTGTCTTCAAGGACACCGAGTGTAGTCCCAAAGAGTCCCTAGGAGCATTTATTCACCAGGTGTGGAAAGAAAAGGTGTCTGCGCTCTTTGGTCCAGCGTGTCCTGAAGAAGCTGAG GTGACTGGTCTCATTGCGTCTAAATGGAACATCCCAATGTTTGGCTTTGTGGGACAATCGTCCAAAATGGATGACAGAGACATCTACGATTCCTACATCACTGTAATGCCCCCTCTTAGAAGAAGCGCCGAGGTCCTGGTGAAGACCTTGGAGTTCTTCGGGTGGAGTCACGTAGCTTTGATCGGCGGGGGATTGGACTTGAATACTTGGGACAAGGTTGATGCTTTGTGGAAAACGATTGAGAATCCTCTGCGAGCCAAATTCAAGCTGACTGCAGTGGTTAAATTTGACACCAGAAATCCCCAGTTAGTTCAACAGAATGTTAGGTACATCTCAAAGGTTGCTAGAG TTATCGTGGTGCTATCGAACAAAGAGGATACTATGGCTCTCTTGTTGGAGGCTGAGAGTCAGGGTCTGATGAATGGCGACTACGTTTTCTTCCTGGTACAACATTTTGAG GATAACTTGTGGAAAAATGCCCTGAACAGCAGGATAGACCAGGTTGCCATAAGAGCTTTTGACATGGTGTTCATTATTGCCCAGAAATCCTACGAAGGCTACGAGTATTATGATTTCTTTGAACAAGTTTTTGAAAGACTAAACGGACATCCGTTTCGGAGTAACCTAACATCTCAAAAAGAG GTTAGCCCATACTCTGCCTATCTGCATGACGCTGTGCTTTTGTACGCGATGGCACTGAAGGAAGTCCTGAAAGATGGCAAAGACCCTCATGATGGTCGGGAGTTATTACAGAtcctgaaaaaaagaagcaacttTCAATTTTATG GAGCCTCTGGACTGGTCCATTTTGatgaagagggagagagaaatcTAGACTACTCAATTTATGACCTCCAGCACACAGGTGACATCACCAAGTTTGTCCCAATCCTCCATTTTGACAGTCACACCAAAAATATCAG ACCAACTTCAATGTTTGCATCTGTGGTGTGGCCGAAAGGAAGACCTCCACCTGATGTGCCAGAATGTGGCTTCAACAATGAAATCTGTGAATGGGTGACTAATG ACATTGCCCTGCTGGCTCTTCTTGCGACCTTCCCTGTTATTGGGGTACTGGCAGTTCTGAGCATTGGGGTGCTGGTGCTGCAGAAGTTACGACTCCAGACGAGGCTGGAAGACTCCTACTGGTGGATGATCAACTACAATGACATCACCATCATCAGGGAACCTACA ggAAATCAGGGTATGTCTCTAAGCAATTCAGGTACTCATATTGGGAGCAGTAGCTCTCAGGCCAGTTTATCCACCAACAGCTACGACCTGAGGGACAAAGCAGGCAAAGAACATATCTACACCACCATAGGCCTCTACCAG GGAAATCAAGTGGCCATCAAGTACACTGAGAACCCTGTTAGCTGTAATTTCCAAAAGCCTTCGATCATCGCAGAGTTCAATATG ATGAAAGAGATGAAACATGAGAACTTGGTGCAATTTTTTGGTGCATGCATCGAACCACCAAACATTTGTTTGGTCTTTCAATACTGCAAGAAAGGTAGTTTGAAG GATGTTCTTAAGGCTTCGGACGTTGACTTAGATGGGATGTTCAAGCTGTCTTTTGCATATGACATTGTCAAT GGAATGGAGTTTATTCACAAGAGTAGCCTAAAATTTCACGGGAACCTGAAACCTAGCACATGTTTGGTGGATAGCCGACTACAAATCAAACTCTCTGGCTTTGGATTGTGGGAGTTTAAATATGGAAACAAAGGCAAGATGAACTCACTGGAAAACCCCAATTACGAAG AGATGTACTGGATCGCCCCTGAGCTTCTCAGGCAGGTCGGTTCCCCGCTCAATGGAACACCCAAAGGTGATGTCTACAGCTTTGCCATCATAATGTGGGAACTAATGTACAACTCCAAAGCTGGTCCGTATCAGGACATCAATCTGGACCCCAAAG AAATTATTATGCAGTTGAGGACACCTTTTCAAGGTGAACCCCTCCGACCAGTGCTGTCTGAGCAGCTGGTTGAAGAGAACATCAATGCACTGCTAAAAGCCTGCTGGAGTGAAAACCCTGACTACCGACCGCCATTTGGTTCTATACGGAGGCGGCTGAAAGACATTAGTCCAGAGAA CCATGCAAACATTCTAGATAATATGGTGGACAAGTTGGAAAAGTATGCAAATCacctggaggaggtggtggaggagaGGACCAATCAGCTTACGGTGGAGAAAACTCGTGCAGACAAGCTCCTCGCCAGCATGTTGCCAAG ATATATTGCTGAACAGCTGATGTCAGGGAAGTCAGTGGAGCCACAAAGCTATGACTTGGTCACCATCTTCTTTTCTGACATTGTCGGCTTCACTTCCATGTGCTCAGTCAGCTCTGCAATGGAAGTGGTAACATTCCTCAACGACCTCTACAGTCtctttgatgacatcatcaagatGTACGATGTCTACAAA GTGGAAACAATTGGTGATGCATACATGGTGGCAAGTGGTCTACCTATCAGCAGTGGAAACTTGCATGCTTTGGAGATATCCACAATGGCGCTACATTTCTTGAGAGGCATAAAGGTGTTCAGAATCCGTCACATGCCAAATGAGAGCCTTGCAATTCGCATTGGGATACACTCTG GTCCAGTGGTTGCTGGAGTGGTAGGGACCACCATGCCTCGATACTGCCTCTTTGGTGACACAGTGAACACAGCTTCTCGCATGGAAAGCAACAGCTTAC